The proteins below are encoded in one region of Bombus vancouverensis nearcticus chromosome 8, iyBomVanc1_principal, whole genome shotgun sequence:
- the LOC117164911 gene encoding uncharacterized protein LOC117164911 isoform X1 gives MRKVMPEIAITPKSLSSLSASTSSREESNQFFTKKRLTRCTQHKFLTYSQLPVRCQRPSRYYRPPRTFFRLASFATINRTTAINTTKSCPDNSTCSIFHAVDTSHCKKSLSMIDFSSLIMEAENSDLRSDSRSDSSFIEKLEENDKIKDTISNEMGISVGIRKWMDGFTTSKSEEACCQFFQNPKKAANLVCHVLMLNAWRRRRSEVQYLHGTIDDLSQQIEHLHLQIVVLRRLLDTENIRVSKLTSNVHRAKIQFDETSKEKNTLKLEKVKMENEIKRLTELCEERLVAAENVQNELLTAQNHLHALDMQMSKDREKLLKLREDKRILLEKVTASETLATERGMRADKAESCMEDLQLKLATQTALVESSQEQIERYSKELKVKEDEKIKLLKRLKSSEDMGRNLSLRTISLEAQLVDGGVALEHMQEAYNSQLTELRELKERLMRQSQEGGWSSRMLQIAGSVVRAPRVILRTLLSGPVLAS, from the exons ATGAGGAAAGTGATGCCAGAAATTGCGATCACTCCGAAAAGCTTATCTTCCCTGAGTGCTTCAACGAGTTCCAGGGAAGAGTCAAACCAATTTTTTACTAAGAAAAGGCTGACAAGATGCACGCAACATAAATTTCTAACGTACTCGCAACTTCCTGTAAGATGTCAGAGACCCAGTCGGTACTATCGTCCTCCGAGGACATTTTTCAGATTGGCTAGCTTTGCAACTATTAATCGAACAACTGCAATTAACACGACGAAAAGTTGTCCGGATAATtcaacatgctcgatattccaTGCTGTTGATACCTCACACTGCAAAAAGAGTTTATCCATGATCGATTTTTCATCTTTAATAATGGAGGCTGAAAATAGCGATCTTAG ATCAGACAGTAGATCAGACAGTAGCTTCATAGAAAAGCttgaagaaaatgataaaattaaggACACCATTAGCAACGAAATGGGAATCAGCGTTGGTATCAGGAAGTGGATGGACGGGTTCACGACTTCAAAATCGGAGGAAGCGTGTTGTCAGTTCTTTCAAAACCCAAAGAAAGCAGCGAATTTGGTGTGTCATGTACTTATGTTAAATGCTTGGAGACGTAGACGCAGCGAAGTTCAATATCTACATGGCACGATCGACGACTTGAGCCAACAGATCGAACACCTGCATCTACAAATCGTTGTTCTGCGTCGATTGCTCGACACGGAGAATATCCGTGTCAGTAAACTGACCAGCAACGTTCATCGTGCCAAGATCCAATTTGACGAAACGTCGAAGGAAAAGAATACGTTGAAATTG GAAAAAGTAAAAATGGAAAACGAGATTAAGCGTTTGACCGAGCTTTGCGAGGAGAGGCTAGTCGCAGCGGAAAATGTACAAAACGAGCTACTCACCGCACAAAATCACCTTCATGCGCTCGACATGCAGATGTCGAAGGATCGAGAAAAACTGTTGAAGTTACGGGAAGATAAAAGAATACTTCTGGAAAAG GTGACGGCCAGCGAAACGTTAGCAACGGAACGAGGAATGAGAGCAGACAAAGCTGAATCATGCATGGAGGATTTACAATTGAAACTCGCTACGCAGACTGCTCTGGTTGAATCTTCGCAGGAACAGATAGAACGATATTCAAA AGAGTTAAAAGTTAAAGAAGATGAGAAAATCAAGttgttaaaacgtttaaaatcAAGCGAAGATATGGGGAGAAATTTAAGCTTGCGAACAATTTCTTTGGAAGCTCAACTAGTTGATGGAGGGGTAGCCCTGGAACACATGCAGGAAGCATACAATTcacaatt AACGGAACTGCGTGAATTGAAAGAACGTTTAATGCGCCAATCCCAAGAAGGGGGTTGGAGTAGTAGAATGTTGCAAATAGCTGGTAGTGTTGTACGAGCGCCGAGGGTTATACTACGAACTTTATTATCGGGTCCAGTGTTAGCTTCTTAA
- the LOC117164911 gene encoding uncharacterized protein LOC117164911 isoform X2 — MRKVMPEIAITPKSLSSLSASTSSREESNQFFTKKRLTRCTQHKFLTYSQLPVRCQRPSRYYRPPRTFFRLASFATINRTTAINTTKSCPDNSTCSIFHAVDTSHCKKSLSMIDFSSLIMEAENSDLRSDSRSDSSFIEKLEENDKIKDTISNEMGISVGIRKWMDGFTTSKSEEACCQFFQNPKKAANLVCHVLMLNAWRRRRSEVQYLHGTIDDLSQQIEHLHLQIVVLRRLLDTENIRVSKLTSNVHRAKIQFDETSKEKNTLKLVTASETLATERGMRADKAESCMEDLQLKLATQTALVESSQEQIERYSKELKVKEDEKIKLLKRLKSSEDMGRNLSLRTISLEAQLVDGGVALEHMQEAYNSQLTELRELKERLMRQSQEGGWSSRMLQIAGSVVRAPRVILRTLLSGPVLAS; from the exons ATGAGGAAAGTGATGCCAGAAATTGCGATCACTCCGAAAAGCTTATCTTCCCTGAGTGCTTCAACGAGTTCCAGGGAAGAGTCAAACCAATTTTTTACTAAGAAAAGGCTGACAAGATGCACGCAACATAAATTTCTAACGTACTCGCAACTTCCTGTAAGATGTCAGAGACCCAGTCGGTACTATCGTCCTCCGAGGACATTTTTCAGATTGGCTAGCTTTGCAACTATTAATCGAACAACTGCAATTAACACGACGAAAAGTTGTCCGGATAATtcaacatgctcgatattccaTGCTGTTGATACCTCACACTGCAAAAAGAGTTTATCCATGATCGATTTTTCATCTTTAATAATGGAGGCTGAAAATAGCGATCTTAG ATCAGACAGTAGATCAGACAGTAGCTTCATAGAAAAGCttgaagaaaatgataaaattaaggACACCATTAGCAACGAAATGGGAATCAGCGTTGGTATCAGGAAGTGGATGGACGGGTTCACGACTTCAAAATCGGAGGAAGCGTGTTGTCAGTTCTTTCAAAACCCAAAGAAAGCAGCGAATTTGGTGTGTCATGTACTTATGTTAAATGCTTGGAGACGTAGACGCAGCGAAGTTCAATATCTACATGGCACGATCGACGACTTGAGCCAACAGATCGAACACCTGCATCTACAAATCGTTGTTCTGCGTCGATTGCTCGACACGGAGAATATCCGTGTCAGTAAACTGACCAGCAACGTTCATCGTGCCAAGATCCAATTTGACGAAACGTCGAAGGAAAAGAATACGTTGAAATTG GTGACGGCCAGCGAAACGTTAGCAACGGAACGAGGAATGAGAGCAGACAAAGCTGAATCATGCATGGAGGATTTACAATTGAAACTCGCTACGCAGACTGCTCTGGTTGAATCTTCGCAGGAACAGATAGAACGATATTCAAA AGAGTTAAAAGTTAAAGAAGATGAGAAAATCAAGttgttaaaacgtttaaaatcAAGCGAAGATATGGGGAGAAATTTAAGCTTGCGAACAATTTCTTTGGAAGCTCAACTAGTTGATGGAGGGGTAGCCCTGGAACACATGCAGGAAGCATACAATTcacaatt AACGGAACTGCGTGAATTGAAAGAACGTTTAATGCGCCAATCCCAAGAAGGGGGTTGGAGTAGTAGAATGTTGCAAATAGCTGGTAGTGTTGTACGAGCGCCGAGGGTTATACTACGAACTTTATTATCGGGTCCAGTGTTAGCTTCTTAA